A DNA window from Malus domestica chromosome 12, GDT2T_hap1 contains the following coding sequences:
- the LOC114820205 gene encoding protein ANTAGONIST OF LIKE HETEROCHROMATIN PROTEIN 1-like, with translation MDRRKLLLILLLEMSHLETICICTILVVMMLRAKQRHVERPTLTNRSLVRREISLCYLNGIIGNTDIECVNELRMDRRTFALLCDLLRQDGRVKTDGLVSVEEQVCMTLQILAHHTKNRSIGGRFYRSGETISRYFNSVLQGILRLQGILLKVPQPVPIDSTDPRWRCFKNCLGALDGTHIDVHVPEIDKPRYRTRKGRVATNVLGVCSGDMQFIYVFPGWEGSASDSRVLHDAITRPNGFKVPAGYYYLVDGGYTNGEGFLAPYRGIPYHLSEWEGRTPSNKEEYFNMKHSKARNVIEHCFGLLKGRWSILRSPSFYLIRTQGRIITACCLLHNLIRQEMSVDPMENLPIIEDGQNTEEGEYVGSVQTSDQWTAKRNDMAQEMYNEWRAIRNQQSN, from the exons atggatcgaaggaagcttttattgatcttattgttagagatgtctcatttagagacaatttgcatttgtacgattcttgtgGTGATGATGCTAAGGGCcaaacagagacatgttgaacgaccCACTTTGACTAATCGTTCACTTGttagacgagagattagtttgtgttatctgaatggtataatagggaatactgatattgaatgtgtcaacgaattgagaatggatagaaggacttttgCCTTATTATGTgacttacttcgtcaagatgggagggtaaaaactgatggtttggtgtctgtagaggagcaggtgtgtatgactttacaaatactagcacatcatactaagaatcgtagtattggcggtagattttataggtcgggagagactataagtaggtatttcaatagcgtattgcaaggaattttacgattacaaggtatcctactaaaagtccctcagcctgtgcctattgattctacagatcctaggtggcgatgttttaag aattgcttgggagcattggatggaacacacattgatgtgcatgtacctgaaattgacaaaccaagataccgaacaagaaagggtcgagtcgcaactaatgtgttaggtgtgtgttcaggagatatgcagttcatatatgtgtttccggggtgggagggttccgcatcagactctagagtgctacatgatgcaattactaggcctaatggttttaaggtaccaGCGG gttattattaccttgtagatggtggttatacaaatggtgaaggattccttgcaccctatagaggaataccttatcatttatctgaatgggagggacgaacaccttctaataaggaagaatattttaacatgaagcattctaaggcaaggaatgtaattgaacactgttttggcttgctaaaaggaaggtggtcgatactaaggagtccatctttctatctgataaggacacaaggtcgaataattaccgcttgttgcctactacacaatcttattaggcaagagatgtctgtagatccaatggagaatttgccaataatagaagatggacaaaatacagaagaaggtgaatatgttggtagtgttcAAACATCTGACCAGTGGACTGCAAAGAGGAATGACATGGCTCAGGAAATGTATAAcgagtggagagcaattaggaaccagcaatcgaactag